A portion of the Tachysurus fulvidraco isolate hzauxx_2018 chromosome 8, HZAU_PFXX_2.0, whole genome shotgun sequence genome contains these proteins:
- the noc3l gene encoding nucleolar complex protein 3 homolog produces MLLYNYTCSAPHQAKKKKPSFRKLLKTSNIKLDNKLKNRQFKQQSSAKKQRKEQRKLRQAISDVSQQTVQPLERYEQEQGEEDEEEFLESLPTDMMEDDDLEEIRAMARKASFLTRDLSSCAPAHTKKRKSDQALENYEKMPRKVKHEEEKEVIHLLPIKDKTGLIPQTMEKPVVKKAPEKDEQEESDSEDEPERATEEARSFLALTPEQRLKLRSQKLMKMKLHIASLGSVILEDPNSNIKKLKELRAMLMETDPCVAVTVRKLVMVSLMEIFKDIVPSYRIRPLTEAEKNTKLKKETQQLREFEEGLVSQYKFYLENLEQTIKDWKQKKMKASQAVALGSYKGLAEVAIRCLCELLVALPHFNFHNNVIVAVVALMNDPNKKVSAMCCEAVRNLLKQDKLGQASLATVRVISGMVKGRNYNVKTEVLNTLLCLRIKEVDVKKDTEDLAPKQKFMNFQEKKKNLSRMQRKWKKAEEKLQKELLETEASDSKDRKLKLHTETLNIVFLIYFRILKKAQKSVLLPSVLEGLAKFAHLINLEFFDDLLTVLHGLITSGDLSHRESLHCVLTAFHILSGQGDVLNIDPLKFYTHLYKTLLTLHAGAANEETGIVLRCVDVMLSKRRKQVNLHRALAFLKRLDTLALHVMPDSCVGILAANRALMHTFPKCDLMLDNDMHGSGVFLPELDEPEYCNAQNTCLWELHTLKRHYHPMVRKYATHLLAGAPSEGAGALSLELSRRAPVHLFEDYSVKDMTFNPPVSGPPRKKEHFTIGEAFLDSDLKAQTDAALQQDERTPLDFAAHLPQK; encoded by the exons atgCTGCTGTATAACTACACCTGTTCTGCTCCACACCAGGCTAAGAAGAAGAAGCCGAGCTTCCGTAAGCTGCTGAAAACCAGCAACATCAAGCTGGATAACAAGCTGAAGAACCGTCAGTTCAAGCAGCAGAGTTCAGCCAAGAAGCAGCGCAAAGAGCAGAGAAAACTGCGGCAAGCCATCAGTGATGTGTCTCAGCAGACCGTCCAGCCTCTGGAGCGCTATGAGCAGGAGCAAG GCGAGGAAGACGAGGAGGAGTTCCTGGAGTCGCTGCCCACCGATATGATGGAGGACGACGACTTGGAGGAGATCAGAGCAATGGCTCGGAAAGCCTCGTTCCTAACAAGAGACCTTTCCTCCTG CGCTCCTGCTCACACCAAAAAGCGCAAGTCGGACCAGGCCTTAGAAAATTACGAGAAGATGCCCAGGAAGGTGAAACacgaggaggagaaggaggtcATTCATCTGCTGCCCATCAAAGACAAGACTGGCCTGATCCCTCAGACCATGGAGAAGCCAG TGGTGAAGAAAGCACCCGAGAAAGACGAGCAGGAGGAATCGGACTCCGAAGACGAGCCCGAGCGAG CGACAGAAGAAGCACGGAGCTTCCTGGCGCTGACTCCAGAACAGCGGCTGAAGCTTCGCTCGCAGAAGCTGATGAAGATGAAGCTACATATCGCCAGCTTGGGATCGGTCATTCTAGAAGATCCGAACTCTAAC ATCAAGAAGCTGAAGGAACTGCGGGCCATGCTGATGGAGACGGACCCGTGCGTCGCCGTCACGGTCCGCAAGCTGGTCATGGTGTCGCTTATGGAGATCTTCAAGGACATCGTGCCGTCCTACAGGATCCGTCCTCTGACcgaagcagaaaaaaacaccaAG CTGAAGAAGGAGACGCAGCAGCTGAGAGAGTTTGAGGAGGGGCTCGTTAGTCAGTATAAATTCTACTTGGAGAATCTGGAGCAGACCATCAAAG ACTGGAAGCAGAAGAAGATGAAGGCCAGTCAGGCCGTGGCTCTGGGGTCCTATAAAGGTCTGGCTGAAGTGGCCATCAGGTGTCTCTGTGAACTGCTGGTGGCTTTGCCGCACTTCAACTTTCACAACAACGTCATCGTGGCCGTGGTGGCGCTGATGAACGATCCGAACAAGAAG GTGTCAGCGATGTGCTGTGAAGCGGTCAGGAATCTGCTGAAGCAGGACAAGCTGGGCCAGGCTTCTCTCGCCACAGTGAGGGTCATCTCGGGAATGGTCAAAGGCAGGAACTATAACGTCAAAACAGAG gtcctGAACACACTGTTGTGCCTAAGAATAAAAGAGGTGGATGTTAAGAAGGACACTGAAGACCTGGCCCCCAAGCAGAAGTTCATGAACTTccaagagaagaagaagaacctgTCCAGGATGCAGAGGAAG TGGAAGAAAGCTGAGGAGAAACTCCAAAAAGAGCTGCTAGAGACCGAAGCGTCTGACAGCAAGGACAGGAAGCTCAAGCTG CACACCGAGACGCTCAACATCGTGTTCCTGATCTACTTCAGGATCCTGAAGAAAGCCCAGAAATCCGTCTTGCTTCCCTCCGTTTTAGAAGGTTTAGCGAA GTTTGCACACCTGATAAACCTGGAGTTCTTCGACGATCTGCTGACGGTTCTTCATGGTTTAATTACGTCTGGT gacctgTCCCACAGAGAAAGTCTCCACTGTGTCCTCACTGCTTTCCACATCCTCTCAGGTCAAG GTGACGTGCTCAATATCGACCCCCTGAAATTCTACACCCACCTGTACAAAACCCTGCTTACGCTGCACGCAG GCGCGGCGAACGAGGAGACGGGCATCGTGCTGCGGTGTGTAGACGTGATGCTGAGCAAGCGCAGGAAGCAGGTCAACCTGCACCGAGCGCTGGCCTTCCTCAAGAGACTCGACACGCTCGCTCTGCACGTCATGCCCGACTCGTGCGTGGGCATCCTGGCGGCTAACAGGGCGCTCATGCAC ACTTTCCCCAAGTGTGACCTCATGCTGGATAACGACATGCACGGCAGCGGCGTGTTCCTGCCTGAGCTGGATGAACCCGAGTACTGCAACGCTCAAAACACCTGTCTGTGGGAGCTGCACACACTCAAG AGACACTACCACCCCATGGTGAGGAAATACGCCACTCATCTTCTGGCTGGAGCTCCTAGCGAAGGCGCCGGTGCTCTGAGTTTAGAGCTGAGCAGAAG AGCCCCTGTGCACCTGTTTGAAGATTACAGTGTGAAGGACATGACCTTTAACCCACCAGTCTCAGGACCACCCAGGAAGAAG GAGCATTTCACGATCGGCGAGGCGTTCCTGGACTCCGATCTGAAAGCGCAAACGGACGCGGCCCTACAGCAGGACGAGCGAACGCCTCTCGACTTCGCAGCACATCTTCCGCAGAAGTGA